ACGGAGGTCATCGCTCATCCAGAGTCTTTAATCTTGTAAACCCTCCTCCCCTTTCTCCTCATCAGTTCCCTCCTTTCCACTCTGCTGTCGTCTCCTTTTCACCTCTCGCTTTTCCTCCTTTTGTGGCGTAAGACAAACAAGGTGGAATGGAAGGAGGGAAAACGGCATCTAATGGTCGAAAAGTCAAAAAACAAAAGCCCTGAAACAACACACAGCAGACTTCTCTTTCCTGAGGGGTAGATTTACTCGGTCTGGGGTTGTAAAGGTGGGTGGCCCCCGGACAACAAGATAGAGTTgctatctatgtgtgtgtgtttaggttTTAGTTGAATGACCCCCCACTGAACCGAGACAAAATGGATGGTGAGGagtaaaggggggggggggggtaaacagaagaagaaagagtgGAGAGAGATAGTTATGAAAACAAAAGTATTGTAGCAGATGGGGCCAGGCTCTACCTTGGAGACAGTGTTACGGCACAGGAACTGGGGGGGGGGCATTGAGGAGGAGTTTATCCCAATCTCTGGAGACAAATCTGGGAGGGGGGTCCACAcacactccccacacacactcctcacacacactgtgggGGGAAGATATATAAAGCAGCTCCCAGGGAGAAAGAGTGTTCAGTGGCAACCCTGCTCATTTCAAATTGAGTGTGATAGTGGCTCCTAAGTGTGCTCATGGGAACCAGAGAGAAGCGTGCTGACTTGGAATAAACTTTTGCAGGTGCTTTTCTTTTCCTCAAGATAAAAGGATTGACTTCACGGGGCCGATTGAAGAGTCGCTGAAGCCTGGCTGCTCTTGAATCTTGAAAACCGTGTTTGATTTTCACGTTTTTCAGACGAGTCGCTGAACTTTTTTACTTCCACCAACGAGAGTCGAGAGCTGAGCGGCTTTCCGGGGAATTCAAACGGCATTTCTGTTTCGCTTTTCTGATCAGTCATTCGACGCACAATGGACGCCCCATTTTTCCCCCACAGAGACACCAACACCACCTTTGTGGACGATCATTTTTTATACCACGACAATGTTCATGGTTTTCGCATCACCGTGGCAATACTCTACTTGGTGGTCTGCTTCCTGGGACTCGCCGGGAACTCCCTCGTCGGTATCGCCATTTTGAAATTGGACAAACTCTCATCTTCCACCACGGTTTACATCTTCAACCTGGCGCTCGCTGACGGACTCTTCATGGTGGGTCTTCCCTTCATAGCGAGCCAGAACTTCCAGAACAAGTGGATGTTCGGCGACACAGCGTGCAAAGTGGTGATGGTTCTGGACGGCCTCAACCAGTTCACCAGCATCTTCTGCCTCACAGCGATGAGTATCGACCGCTACATGGCGTTGGCTGATCCTCTAAAGTTCGCCCGTTggagaacgcctcgttgggcaAAGATCGTCTCGGCGTTCCTTTGGCTGTTCTCTCTTCTGACCATCCTACCCATGGCGCTTCACTTCTCCTCCGATGGAGGTTTGTGCATTCCGGACCTCGACTCCGACGCCTGGTGGCTCGGAGTTCTTTCCTACACCTTCGTCATGGGCTTTGCTTTGCCTTTTACCGTCATGACGGCTTCCTACGCGGCGCTTCTGCTAACAATGAGGTCCCAATGGATCCGAATGACGACGACAACGACGCCGAACTTTGAAACCCACCGCGCGGAGTCACAGGTCACGAAAATGGTGGTTGCAGTCGTGGTGGTTTTCGGGATATGTTGGCTGCCGTTTTACACCTTAAACTTCTACGCTCTGTACCAAACGGGCTTGTATTTGACCTTCGCCAGAGCCTTTGAGTTAATTGTGCTGCTGTCGTACTCGTGGAGCTGTGCCAACCCCATCCTCTACGCATGCTTTTCCGAAACTTTTCGGAGATACTTCCGGACCCTCCTCTGCCCAGCCGCCAAATCATCTCCCAGCATGCAATGCAACACTGAACGGTATGACTTAAATGACGCAAGTTTGACCATTCTGGCATAGAGACGGTTAAAAGCTCACTCAATATCCGGTCACTGCATAATACGTCTTCCAACTTATTTAAAAAGACATTTAGATATGTGATCAATTCAGATTTTTTACTTTTCTTAGCTTTGAATACATTGTTGTACATAATTTCTTTGATTTTACTTGTCCTATGTTATCAGATTTGCTACATTTTGTTGGATTTTGTTCATGAATTTCCTCTCGTGATGCACTGCAGATACTTCTTCAGATTTATTTGATGGTCTGTGGAtacatttatttagttttttaacCTTGACTTGGAATATGTTGAGGTTGTACATATCTTTTGAGCTCTCTTGACCTATGTGATCTGAATTGAGGTAATATTGTCTAAAATATATGTGTTTCATCAAGTGTATGTAGAGATTGAGATGTTTTTTTATCGGAACGGTGTTGGTTCAGTGTTCAAGTACCGACTGGCTGCACGGCTGAAAGAAATCACTGTAATATCCCTGTGCGAATGGAAAAAGACACCCTTTCAGAGAGTATCTTGCCACAAAGGCAGCAAAATACTCATCAAACCGCATACTTCAATTGGATATGCTATTCCACAAATCCCCGTTCTTGACAGAGTACCTCATGCTCTATCTGACTCAGACCTTTCGAACCATTCTTTTTCTTCTAATAACTGCACCTGCTGAGCCGAGACGCTCCACTGCATCTCCTGCCTTTCATCAGAACTAATGAAATGAGGCACGAGAGGGATGAAGTGTGGACAGGTGGAGTGTAAACAGAGAAACACGAGTCACATGTCCGCGGGCAaacaccagcacacacacacaaagctccTCGACTCCCAGAGCTGGAGTATGCGCTGCTGGCTTTACGTGCAGATGGATGTTTAGGACATCTGTCTGAAGACTTCACATTATGCCTCATGTGCTCATTTAAACACAACATGTCGGAAAACTCGTAATGCAAAAATCCATTGTCTTAATGTCAGTAATGAACGGGGGAAATGTCCTGGTGATATCTATTAGTTACATTTTTTATCCTATCGATCGTTTCTGAGTTTCACAATCCAtatttgttttcaaaaatatgtttttctcctcctttcttcAGCAGATGTCTCCTCTTCAgtagcgcgcgcacacacacacacacacacacacacacacacacctgtccaGCTTCATTTCCTGGCGATATCTATTAGTTACATTTTTTATCCTATCGATCGTTTCTGAGTTTCACAATCCAtatttgttttcaaaaatatgtttttctcctcctttcttcAGCAGATGTCTCCTCTTCagtaacacactcacacacacacacacacacacacacacacacacacacacacacacacacacacacacctgtccaGCTTCATTTCCTGGCGATATCTATTAGTTACATTTTTTATCCTATCGATCGTTTCTGAGTTTCACAATCCAtatttgttttcaaaaatatgtttttctcctcctttcttcAGCAGATGTCTCCTCTTcagtagcacacacacacacacacacacacacacacacacacacacacacacacacacacacacacacacacacacacacacacacacacacacacacacacacacacacacacacacacacacacacacacacacctgtccaGCTTCATTCCTCTCTATATTCTGAAGCTCTTTACAGAGCATTCACACACCATTTACGACCTGATTTATGGTACAATTATTCATAAAACATGTCGAGAAAGGGTTGTTTTTTAATGACTGTGTACAAAATGTCATGATTTAAGCTTCACAGAAAAGAAGACTCTGATGTAAAGAACAATTTAATCCTAAAACTATGGCAAAAATATATTTGCATGGCTGTTGACAGAACTTTCTAATTACACATGGCCCTTTGTAAAAACCTTAAGAGATATGCCATCAATATTCAAgcattttgaacctggctttatcgaATTTTGACATTCTTCTGTAAATACATGCACATTAGCAGAACTCTTACATTCTTTTCATTAATTTGAGTTGTGCTTTTCATGCACAATGACACATTTACATGCTTTTCAAATTGTATTAGTTTCAGGCTTCTTTCGTCTTGAAATGATCATGCATCCTGGACGATTTCAATAACGAAATTATATATACTCACTGCCAAAATTAACTAAATCATAACATGTATATAATTTAAAAAACTGGAAATAGATGTGTGCAAACATGTGTCGGAAAGCAAAGGGTCAGATAGATGTAGATGCTGTCAATTATCTGTGATGTAAATATGTATAAATAAGAAGATAATGTGTGCGTGACAATCTGTATCGTGATGACGTGATGTAATACTCGATGTAAGAGGCGCATAATAGTAAACATATAGTCACTTTACTGTGTATGTCAGCATGTTACACTCTGTTGCTGTATGACTGTGAACAAACAGAAGGTGTTTCATGTGGAATAAAACTTCTGCCAAACACTCTGTTTTTCTTGTATGGATGCGAGGAAATGTTATCAATGATTTGTTACATCAGCGTAGTGGGAAGTTACTTCGGAAAAACTCCACATATCAGCCGGTATCAGCAGGacatgttgtactttttacgcCACTGCATTTTGTGGGCCACCATTACTTCTCAGAGAAAGAtgtaattaagtacatttacttatcTATCGTACTTCATTTCAATGTTGAGGTGTGTGTAAACATTTCAGGGAGATGTATTGTACTTTACGAAAGAACTTCTTACATAGAAAGCAATAATGATAATCTTATTATGCATTGATGTGGATTAATCTCCCAAAAGGCATCAAagctaaaagtatttttgatacTTGGTATAAGTAAAGTAAAGGAGTGTGGGCTTACACAATAACAATAAAACTATAAGTACTTCACACAGTGTATTATTGGTACTTTCACTCAGGAAAAAGCGCATCTTCAAAAGCAAGACACAATGGAAGATTTATAAAGTGAAATACAGAGAATCTTTGGTGAATCTTCCCCAAAACCTCCAGGATCTTCTTCTGTACGAGTGAGAGCTTTACTACTGTCCCTGGTGGGCGTTGTGTGAAATGGAAAGATGTTAGTCCTTTCTGCTGAGACGAGTGTCTTCCAACTTGATCTAATAAACCCTGCGACATCTCCCTGAAACTTTTACACATGCTCACATGCCAACGGCAGAGAAGAAAGTGAGAGGTGTCAGCccaaaaaacacatttgtaaaATGATTTCATTAATAATAATGTAGGAACAGTTCCATAAAGCTTAATTAGTTAAGAGGTCATCTAAGGTCTAATATGCTGGTTTACAATATGTTTTAACGCCTAAAATGTTACTGGTGTTGGTCAAAGTCATactttcacataataaaataaatatactaTTACTTTGTACTCTTCTGTTTTACAAAATACACGTCTAAAATATTATaaccatgtaaaaaaagtctgaTTTCCCGAAGAAAtatgtctttaaatgtcttcaTTGTTAAGTATCCAATAAAGTGCAAAATGGCCCTGAACTCAAtcacctctttcttttcaaACCCGATATCCCACTCCATACACGGATACTACTGAGCTTAAATAACATAAGGTTTTCAGGTTTACCTGAAGGCGTCACTGaggtcatggaaatgtaattgTCTGTGAACATGGAGGCCAGGTGCTGGAGTTCAAGGAGGGGAAAGCTAAGTGCGTGGTATAAACGGTGTTTTCTATAAAGTGGGGcatgaatgagtcctaaaagccgtaaattagcattttagcacttccTGTTCCTCGTCTGGAAGTCAATGTGTTTTCCTCCTTAAAATATTTTTTCAATATTTTGGAGATTTGGTTGAGCGgggtatacttgtactttactagtcctttattagagatgtgtctgtcTTTTCCctgcaaacagaatctacctacgggtacaaataaataacctgaacctgaacataAAATAgttcagtaaataccccactggtgcaTTTTAAAACGGCGGTTGCTAACAtgcaacacagtctcacggcatttcatgtTATAGTCAAGAAATTAATCtgtcaccaacacgatttcgccTTTTTCTTCGTggtcacacagaacaattttaaaagcaatgtaaataataacaaatttgaaagaaaaaaagattttaacgaatacagatttcagtattctgaggctctgagctccATTCTTTTCCTCGCGAAAAAACTCCATATTATATAACattatatcattttaaaataaagggttagggtaagatattgagtaagaaaatgtttttatgaaccccacagcttctggtcttctAAGACCTGACCGGACAAAgatacgtggtgcaggcacgaaacatacaaccaatagaaatacattgctttaaaAATCGTTCTGTGGTGACACAAAAAAAGGGGAAGATGGTGTTGGGGAAACACAAATcatagattaaattaatttcgtgactataacacgaaatgccgtgagactgggaaTGTAACAAGTGTCGAAATgagactaaacgtcatcacccccaacattagccacactttagcttagcggtggtgacgtgaagtcatgtgaccgtgctctagttcctttatagcccaacattagccacctttgcttagcggtggtgatgtgaagtcatgtgaccgtgctgtagttcctttatagcccaacattagccacctttagcttagcggtggtgacgtgaagtcatgtgaccgtgctctctagttcctttatagccaacattagccacctttagcttagcggtgtgacgtgaagtcatgtgaccgtgctctagttcctttatagcccaacattagccacctttagcttagcggtggtgacgtgaagtcatgtgaccgtgctctagttcctttatagcccaacattagccacctttagcttagtggtggtgacgtgaagtcatgtgaccgtgctgtagttcctttatagcccaacattagccacctttagcttagcggtggtgacgtgaagtcatgtgaccgtcctctagttccttatagcccaacattagcctcctttagcttagtggcggtgacgtgaagtcatgtgaccgtgctgtagttcctttattgccAACATTAggcacctttagcttagcggtggtgacgtgaagtcatgtgaccgtgctgtagttcctttatagcccaaacataacccactttagcttagcggtggtgatgtgaagtcatgtgaccgtgctgtagttcctttatagcccaacattagcccacctttagcttagcggtggtgacgtgaagtcatgtgaccgtgtctagttcctttatagcccaacattagccacctttagcttagcggtggtgacgtgaagtcatgtgaccgtgctctagttcctttatagcccaacattagccacctttagcttagtgggtgacgtgaagtcatgtgaccgtgctgtagttccttatagcccaacattagccacctttagcttagcggtggtgacgtgaagtcatgtgaccgtgctctagttcctttatagcccaacattagccacctttagcttagcggtggtgacgtgaagtcatgtgaccgtgctctattccttatagcccaacattagccacctttagcttagcggtggtgacgtgaagtcatgtgaccgtgctctagttcctttatagcccaacattagccacctttagcttagcggtggtgacgtgaagtcatgtgaccgtgctgtagttcctttatagcccaacattagccacctttagcttagcggtggtgacgtgaagtcatgtgaccgtgctctagttcctttatagcccaacattagccacctttagcttagcggtggtgatgtgaagtcatgtgaccgtgctgtagttcctttatagcccaacattagccaccctttagcttagcggtggtgacgtgaagtcatgtgaccgtgctgtagttcctatatagcccaacattagccacctttagcttagcggtggtgacgtgaagtcatgtgaccgtgctgtagttcctttatagcccaacattagcccctttagcttagcagtggtgacgtgaagtcatgtaaccgtgctgtagttcctttatagcccaacattagcctcctttagcttagcagtggtgacatgaagtcatgtgaccgtgctgtagttcctttataagcccaacattagcgcctttagcttagcggtggtgacgtgaagtcatgtgaccgtgctgtagttcctttatagcccacattagcccctttagcttagcgtatggtgacgtgaagtcatgtgaccgtgctctagttcctttatagcccacatTAGCCAGCCCTTTAGCTttgcggtggtgacgtgaagtcatgtgaccgtgctgtagttcctttataggcccaacattagccacctttagcttagcggtgtagacgtgaagatcatgtgaccgtgctgtagttcctttgtagcccaacattagccacctttagcttagcggtggtgatgtgaagtcatgtgaccgtgctgtagttcctttatagcccaacattagccacctttagcttaggcggtggtgacgtgaagtcatgtgaccgtgctgctagttcctttataggcccaacattagccacctttagcttagcggtggtgacgtgaagtcatgtgaccgtgctgtagttcctttatagcccaacattagccacctttagcttagcagtggtgacatgACGTCATGTGAccagtgctgtagttcctttatagtccaacattagccgcctttagctggtggtgacgtgaagtcatgtgaccgtgctgtagttctttatagcccaacattagcctcctttagcagTTTTTCTTGGCTACATTGTTTCCAACTCATTGCATGACACGAAACAAAATCCAgccttttaattaaacaaaatccAGCCTCTGTGGTGACTAAAGCATACATACTGTCCAACTACTCACCAACATGTGGTTGGTGAATCAACCACCTTTAAATCCAATTTGTCCAATGGTGCGGGATTTACCGTGTATCGTCGTGCCACAGTCCAAAAGGTCACACTAattaaaaagtgtgtgtgtgtgtgtgtggtgtgtgtgtgtgtgtgtgtgtgtgtgtgtgtgtggtgtgtgtgtggtgtgtgtgtgttgtgtgtgtgtgtgtgtgtgtgtgtgtgtgtgtttgtgtgtgtgtgtgtgtgtgtcttaattAATGCAGTGGCGCAGACAGCAGTTATTTTCATTGGTCTTCTTTACTGTGACTGATCCTACCCTGTGATTAAGACCAGATGCAAACTGCCTGAGAGGTTTCTCAGCAACAGTATTGATGGACCCctggagtgagagagagagtttgtgtgtgtgtgtgtgtgtgtgtgtgtgtgttgtgtgtgtgtgtgtgtgtgtgtggtgtgtgtgtgtgtgtgtggtgtgtgtgtgtgttgcgtgtgtgcgtgcgtgcgtgcgtgcatgtgcgtgcgtgagtgtgtgtgtgacttaaTTAGAGGAAAAGATCAATAAAGGTCAATTAAGCAATTGACATAGTACACTCGCTTGCGGGCATTTCTacatttcctcctcctcctcctcctcctcctcctccccccctcctcctcctcctcacttcATTACCCAACAATGGATTAATCAATTGAATTCCCTGCTTCCCATTTCATTCTTCTGTACAAGGGTTGAtgatttattaaaaaataaGACATCACCGAGCCAAGGTTATATCTCAGGACGGACAGAAATTATTATCTCCTTACAGTGTTTTTTGAAAGCGCAactatttgaatgttttatgcCACAAAACCTCTAATTAATAACATCAATAAAAGGACTCACGGTCTTTGT
This sequence is a window from Pseudochaenichthys georgianus unplaced genomic scaffold, fPseGeo1.2 scaffold_2084_arrow_ctg1, whole genome shotgun sequence. Protein-coding genes within it:
- the LOC117441876 gene encoding somatostatin receptor type 2-like is translated as MDAPFFPHRDTNTTFVDDHFLYHDNVHGFRITVAILYLVVCFLGLAGNSLVGIAILKLDKLSSSTTVYIFNLALADGLFMVGLPFIASQNFQNKWMFGDTACKVVMVLDGLNQFTSIFCLTAMSIDRYMALADPLKFARWRTPRWAKIVSAFLWLFSLLTILPMALHFSSDGGLCIPDLDSDAWWLGVLSYTFVMGFALPFTVMTASYAALLLTMRSQWIRMTTTTTPNFETHRAESQVTKMVVAVVVVFGICWLPFYTLNFYALYQTGLYLTFARAFELIVLLSYSWSCANPILYACFSETFRRYFRTLLCPAAKSSPSMQCNTERYDLNDASLTILA